One Bacteroidota bacterium genomic window carries:
- a CDS encoding bifunctional metallophosphatase/5'-nucleotidase, with amino-acid sequence MKNNSINSRILLVVLFLFTTLLPLQAQTIKLKLIETSDVHGALFPWDFINNKPTSTSLAQVYTYVQEQRADKSQSVILLDNGDILQGQPLVYYSNFEKTEAEHICARVMNYMNYDAATVGNHDIEAGHPVYDKLVKEFKFPWMAANAVNTETNRPYFKPYTIVNREGIKIAILGLITPGIPMWLPEKIWSGIDFQDMILSANKWVKIINETEHPDVLIGLFHAGIDANYNGQTADMDRNENAAQLVAEQVPGFDVVFVGHDHNSWNNWVKNSEGKDVLILGTLSAARTATEATIILNKNKESGKWEKETTGNVIQIKDFKPDEAFMNQFAPEIEEVKAYVAKPIGTFTETISTRESMFGDSPFVDLIQHIQLDLTKADVSFAAPLSFNAEIKKGEIYVSDMFNLYKFENLLYTMKMSGQEIKDYLEYSYGQWFNQMDNSDDHLLKFKRDEHGEITLSHGNPQLAVSYYNYSSAAGINYTVDLTKLAGEKIVISSMSDGKPFDLKKNYTVALNSYRGNGGGGHLTVGAKIPANAITGRIINSTPKDLRYYLMKWIEKEKIVSPKASGNWSVIPNEWWLKGKEKDMKLIFK; translated from the coding sequence ATGAAAAACAATTCTATAAATTCCCGCATTCTTTTAGTGGTTTTATTTTTATTCACCACACTTCTTCCACTTCAAGCTCAAACCATAAAACTTAAACTGATTGAAACCAGTGATGTTCATGGCGCACTTTTTCCATGGGATTTTATCAACAATAAGCCCACCTCTACTTCCCTTGCACAGGTTTATACTTACGTGCAAGAACAAAGAGCAGATAAGAGCCAATCTGTCATTTTGCTGGATAACGGCGATATTTTGCAGGGTCAGCCATTAGTATATTATTCAAATTTTGAAAAAACAGAAGCCGAACACATCTGTGCCCGGGTCATGAATTATATGAATTATGATGCGGCCACTGTTGGTAATCATGACATAGAAGCCGGGCATCCGGTATATGATAAATTGGTAAAAGAATTTAAGTTTCCATGGATGGCAGCTAATGCAGTGAACACAGAAACAAATCGCCCCTATTTCAAACCCTATACAATCGTCAACCGAGAGGGAATAAAAATCGCGATTCTTGGTTTGATAACCCCGGGAATTCCGATGTGGCTTCCTGAAAAAATTTGGAGTGGAATCGATTTCCAGGATATGATTTTAAGTGCCAACAAATGGGTCAAAATAATTAATGAAACAGAGCATCCCGATGTGTTAATTGGTCTTTTTCATGCCGGAATAGATGCGAATTATAATGGTCAAACGGCTGATATGGATCGAAATGAAAATGCGGCTCAGCTGGTTGCCGAACAGGTGCCCGGATTTGATGTGGTTTTCGTGGGACATGATCATAATAGTTGGAATAATTGGGTGAAAAACTCTGAAGGAAAAGATGTTTTGATACTTGGAACACTTAGTGCAGCCAGAACAGCAACCGAAGCCACCATTATTTTAAATAAAAACAAAGAATCCGGTAAATGGGAAAAAGAAACTACCGGGAATGTAATTCAAATTAAGGATTTTAAACCCGATGAAGCTTTTATGAATCAATTTGCCCCCGAAATCGAAGAAGTAAAAGCTTATGTAGCAAAACCGATCGGTACATTTACAGAAACAATTTCAACACGCGAATCCATGTTTGGTGACTCTCCTTTTGTTGATCTTATTCAACACATTCAACTTGATTTAACTAAAGCTGATGTATCCTTCGCGGCCCCACTATCATTTAATGCCGAGATTAAAAAAGGGGAAATTTATGTAAGCGATATGTTTAATTTGTACAAATTCGAAAATCTTTTATACACCATGAAAATGAGCGGACAAGAAATAAAGGATTATCTCGAATATTCATATGGACAATGGTTTAATCAAATGGATAATTCTGATGATCATTTACTTAAATTTAAGCGGGATGAGCATGGGGAAATTACGCTCTCTCACGGAAATCCTCAATTAGCCGTAAGTTATTATAATTATTCGTCCGCAGCCGGAATCAATTATACAGTTGACCTTACAAAACTGGCAGGTGAAAAAATAGTCATCTCGTCAATGTCTGATGGGAAACCCTTTGATTTAAAAAAGAATTATACCGTAGCTTTAAATTCATATCGGGGCAACGGTGGTGGTGGCCATTTAACGGTTGGTGCAAAAATTCCAGCGAATGCAATTACCGGAAGAATTATCAATTCAACGCCTAAGGATCTTCGTTACTATTTGATGAAATGGATTGAAAAGGAAAAAATTGTCTCACCTAAAGCTTCGGGCAACTGGAGCGTAATACCGAATGAATGGTGGCTAAAAGGTAAAGAAAAAGACATGAAGCTTATCTTTAAATAA
- a CDS encoding acyl-CoA/acyl-ACP dehydrogenase, giving the protein MSIAVMTNQVSFTSFLNSLKQTFKSAFYEIDNIEEFVQKRGFPDLVLKKIMAANPFSVAIPTVYGGRGVKVKECLGVLDAASYESLPLSLAFGINIGLFLEPVAKYADESIKKDIFNRFMTQQNMGGLMITEPDHGSDALNMKTTNVKKGPNYHIQGTKHWQGLTGMADYWLMTSRQKFNNGDLARDIDFFICDEQQPNQVIQVAEYYNNIGLYPIPYGKNIIDIHVPEQFKLKPETTGLKLMMDLLHRSRFQFPGMGMGFIRRMLDEAIDQTTSRFVGGKSLMSLDQVKHQVSRIQSAYTVSSAMCSRSAGFSGIENNLADSAVEANSMKAYITDLMQESAQTLTQLKGANGYKTESVGSRGIMDSRPFQIFEGSNEMLYTQISEMVIKLMGRNKIANLSEFLKNYHLTENIADYFKSLLDFKVDINLQQRKIVDLGKIISRVISANHVAILGAKGFRSDLIGDSLESIKHEISMLVSSYKFKTTISPIEEYKDKSSWLAFC; this is encoded by the coding sequence ATGAGCATTGCTGTCATGACCAATCAAGTATCTTTTACGAGCTTCTTGAACTCCTTAAAACAAACATTTAAAAGTGCATTTTACGAAATTGATAACATCGAAGAATTTGTCCAAAAACGAGGCTTCCCTGATTTAGTTTTAAAAAAGATTATGGCCGCGAATCCATTTTCTGTGGCAATCCCAACAGTGTATGGTGGAAGAGGTGTTAAAGTTAAAGAATGCCTGGGTGTTTTGGATGCCGCTTCTTATGAATCCCTTCCATTGTCTTTGGCGTTTGGAATTAACATCGGCTTGTTTCTCGAACCCGTGGCAAAATATGCAGATGAGTCGATTAAAAAAGATATCTTTAATCGATTCATGACCCAGCAAAATATGGGCGGGCTCATGATTACTGAACCAGATCATGGAAGCGATGCACTAAACATGAAAACTACCAATGTCAAAAAAGGTCCGAATTATCATATACAAGGCACCAAGCATTGGCAAGGCTTAACGGGAATGGCCGATTACTGGCTCATGACCTCACGTCAGAAATTTAATAATGGGGATCTGGCACGTGATATTGATTTCTTTATATGCGACGAACAACAGCCCAACCAAGTAATTCAGGTTGCTGAGTATTATAACAATATAGGACTCTACCCTATTCCATATGGAAAAAATATCATCGACATACATGTGCCTGAACAATTCAAACTTAAACCTGAAACTACCGGACTTAAACTGATGATGGATTTATTGCACCGGAGTCGTTTCCAATTCCCGGGCATGGGGATGGGTTTCATCCGCAGGATGCTAGATGAGGCTATTGATCAGACTACTTCGCGATTTGTCGGAGGAAAATCTTTAATGTCACTGGATCAGGTGAAACATCAGGTTTCGCGTATTCAAAGTGCTTATACAGTTAGTTCAGCAATGTGCTCGCGAAGTGCAGGTTTTAGCGGTATTGAAAATAATCTGGCCGATTCGGCCGTAGAAGCCAACAGCATGAAAGCTTACATTACCGATTTGATGCAGGAATCAGCTCAAACACTGACCCAACTTAAGGGAGCAAATGGTTATAAAACCGAGAGTGTGGGTTCAAGGGGTATAATGGATTCCAGGCCTTTTCAAATTTTTGAAGGCTCAAACGAAATGCTTTATACCCAGATTTCGGAAATGGTAATCAAACTGATGGGGCGAAATAAAATAGCTAATCTTTCTGAATTTTTAAAAAATTACCATCTTACAGAAAACATTGCCGATTACTTTAAATCCTTGTTGGATTTTAAAGTCGACATCAACTTACAGCAGCGAAAAATTGTTGACCTGGGTAAAATTATCAGTCGTGTAATTTCTGCAAATCATGTGGCAATCTTGGGAGCAAAAGGCTTCCGGTCCGATTTAATCGGTGATAGCCTGGAAAGCATCAAACATGAAATTTCAATGTTGGTGAGTTCTTATAAATTCAAAACCACAATCTCACCAATCGAGGAATATAAAGATAAAAGCTCGTGGCTGGCATTTTGTTAA
- a CDS encoding sulfatase-like hydrolase/transferase, with translation MKYFIYWIAIFWLAKILFILYNFDQSKHLSFGEIVGIFGYGLIMDVSTACYLLIIPGLLVVFRTIISSRFLNRFMWFYTLLFLFITAMLIVPDLGLYPHWGTRVNVTIFNYLKDSVALQSSLTLSIVLLGLFIIAGFIAGFLFLYRKMFTSGLFPEGKINLTAALIQLFLVASLIIPMRGGLDTSPLNLSSVAFSSKLYVNQAATNFLWNFAKSVEKRDRLSNPCIYMSEEESIRFFEEFVKNDTVITRPQLIRLDPEKQPNVILIILESFSNKVIAPLGGLQDITPTLNSLCNTSIVFTNFYAAGNRSDRGISALLGGYPSLLTTSIMVYPEKSQSLTLLPEYFNRKNYRTSFYYGGDINFYNLKTFVLQGKYGKLTTKSDFPAELGRMSKWGVPDSFVFERALEDLKSEQEPFMKTIYTISSHPPYDVPYSKFTGISNNEKYLNSVAYTDSCLGVFIDEFRKSPHWKNTLFIVTSDHGSLVPGPTNITEPASHLIPLIWTGGVVDSLQKIETICQQTDFGTTLIHQLGWETDSAKFSNDFFISNPHAFYILDTGWGYVTSEGNYYFDQGIRNFVLNPANDGKPFDPNFPKAFMQVLHDDFSNK, from the coding sequence TTGAAATATTTCATATACTGGATAGCGATATTCTGGCTGGCTAAAATCCTGTTCATACTATACAATTTTGATCAATCGAAACACTTGTCATTTGGCGAAATAGTTGGGATATTTGGATACGGATTAATAATGGATGTATCAACGGCCTGTTATCTTTTGATAATTCCGGGGCTGTTGGTCGTATTCCGAACAATAATATCCTCAAGGTTCCTCAATCGATTTATGTGGTTTTACACTTTATTGTTTCTTTTCATCACTGCTATGCTTATCGTTCCGGATCTAGGGCTGTATCCGCACTGGGGCACCCGTGTTAATGTGACCATTTTCAATTACCTCAAAGATTCCGTTGCCTTGCAGTCATCGTTAACCCTTTCGATTGTATTATTGGGATTGTTTATTATAGCCGGGTTTATAGCCGGTTTTCTTTTCCTGTATCGAAAGATGTTTACATCCGGCTTATTCCCGGAGGGCAAAATAAACCTGACTGCTGCTTTGATTCAATTATTTCTGGTAGCAAGTTTAATTATCCCAATGCGTGGAGGGCTGGACACATCACCTTTGAACTTGAGTTCGGTGGCTTTTAGTTCGAAATTATACGTCAATCAGGCTGCAACTAACTTTTTATGGAATTTTGCCAAATCTGTTGAGAAGAGAGATCGGCTTTCTAATCCATGTATTTATATGTCAGAGGAAGAAAGTATCCGGTTTTTTGAAGAGTTTGTAAAAAACGACACCGTTATTACCAGACCGCAACTAATCAGACTTGATCCTGAAAAACAACCCAATGTCATCCTGATAATTCTGGAGAGTTTCTCGAATAAAGTAATCGCTCCTTTAGGTGGATTGCAGGATATTACACCAACCCTGAATTCTCTGTGTAATACAAGTATCGTATTCACAAATTTTTATGCTGCGGGCAACCGTTCCGATCGTGGTATTTCTGCTCTTCTTGGGGGCTACCCATCATTGCTGACTACTTCTATCATGGTTTATCCCGAAAAATCACAAAGCTTGACTTTGCTTCCGGAATATTTCAATAGAAAAAACTACCGCACATCTTTCTATTATGGAGGTGATATAAATTTTTACAATCTAAAAACCTTCGTACTGCAGGGGAAATACGGAAAATTAACCACTAAATCTGATTTTCCGGCCGAATTGGGAAGAATGTCGAAATGGGGAGTTCCTGATAGCTTTGTTTTTGAACGAGCCCTGGAAGACCTGAAGAGCGAGCAGGAACCTTTCATGAAAACCATTTATACCATTAGCAGTCATCCGCCTTATGATGTACCGTACTCGAAATTCACAGGGATTTCAAACAATGAAAAATATCTGAATTCAGTGGCCTATACCGACAGTTGTTTGGGGGTATTTATCGATGAATTCAGGAAATCACCGCACTGGAAAAATACTTTGTTCATTGTAACATCCGATCACGGAAGTTTGGTGCCTGGACCAACGAATATAACAGAACCTGCATCACACCTGATTCCATTAATCTGGACCGGAGGAGTGGTTGATTCGTTGCAAAAAATTGAAACGATCTGCCAGCAAACCGATTTTGGAACAACCCTGATTCATCAACTTGGCTGGGAAACAGATTCAGCAAAGTTTTCGAACGATTTCTTTATATCTAATCCACATGCCTTTTATATACTTGATACAGGCTGGGGTTATGTAACCTCCGAAGGGAATTACTATTTTGATCAGGGGATCCGTAATTTTGTTTTGAATCCGGCAAATGATGGGAAACCTTTTGATCCGAATTTTCCCAAGGCATTCATGCAGGTATTACACGACGATTTCAGCAACAAGTAG
- a CDS encoding prolyl oligopeptidase family serine peptidase yields MKKLSLILILTITTQFLWSQKTIELKKWMITNPQQITMPAFAEVKSVDGKTFKVADLLNKTQIDFTNKSLSWTNIEIAADSIVLNQKAENDLLVLQSYLFVDRWMKGSLNLSLNAAYELYLDNELIKTSSSSDLRSNKIELELQTGNHQIRLKALASKEVMKLVANFEYSEGVASTSLNSERLYNINDVLEAKTVSSAKISPSGKYVLIRYSEVAHGSGKSKSYSEIYDLENQKNITTIRNKDIANVSWLPRTDRLSYTVNFDEKSELFVYDIASSEETSIAKDITNISGFTWSPTEDFIIYSDNISAEKPGDLKRVFGSDDRLPYYRNRSFLHKIDIKTGNVTQLTAGNFSAYLHDIKADGSKILFSTSRMDYNEVPFSKQTLYEMDMKTMNLTTIWENKLYGGNCTYSPDGSKLLVLGAPECFGNIGVNVSEGRIPNSYDGQLYLYDLQTKSVEPITKNFDPAINSAYWNNANEIYLDVAEKDYQNLYKYDLKTKTFTQIPLSVEVLGNIDIAYSKPVAVYTGTSISTPNKLYALDLKKGKSTLLSDPSKERFAEVKYGKTEDWNFVNKSGTTIYGRVYYPPNYDQNKKYPVIVNYYGGTSPVERSFGGRYPLNNWAANGYIVYLLQPSGATGFGQDFSALHVNGWGFDAIDDIIDGTKAFLKSHPSADASNVGCIGASYGGYTTMLLQTRTDIFKTAISHAGISSITSYWGEGYWGYSYSAGATKNSYPWNRKDIYVGNSPLYNADKFRNSILLLHGNSDTNVPVGESLQFYAALNVLGKDVEMVLVDGQDHHILDYKKRIKWHYTIISWFDKKLKNQPEQWNNLYPEKNL; encoded by the coding sequence ATGAAAAAACTTAGCTTAATTCTTATTCTGACAATCACGACTCAATTTTTATGGTCTCAAAAAACCATAGAATTGAAAAAGTGGATGATTACCAATCCCCAACAAATAACTATGCCCGCTTTTGCAGAAGTAAAAAGTGTGGATGGTAAAACTTTCAAAGTAGCAGATTTGCTTAACAAAACCCAAATTGACTTTACGAACAAATCTTTAAGCTGGACAAATATCGAAATTGCTGCCGACAGTATCGTTTTGAACCAGAAGGCAGAGAATGATTTACTTGTTCTCCAAAGCTATTTATTTGTCGATCGATGGATGAAAGGATCGTTAAACCTTAGTTTGAACGCTGCTTACGAACTTTATCTGGATAATGAACTGATCAAAACAAGTAGCAGTTCAGATTTAAGAAGTAATAAGATCGAACTTGAACTGCAAACTGGAAATCATCAGATCAGGCTAAAGGCCCTGGCTTCGAAAGAGGTTATGAAGCTTGTTGCTAATTTTGAATATTCCGAAGGAGTTGCAAGTACGAGTTTAAATTCCGAAAGACTCTATAATATCAATGATGTTTTGGAAGCAAAAACAGTTTCTTCTGCTAAAATTTCCCCATCGGGCAAATATGTCTTGATTCGTTATTCGGAAGTTGCGCATGGAAGTGGGAAGAGTAAAAGCTATTCAGAAATTTATGATCTTGAAAACCAAAAAAACATCACAACTATAAGGAATAAGGATATTGCGAATGTAAGCTGGTTGCCTCGAACAGATCGATTAAGTTATACGGTTAATTTTGATGAAAAATCAGAACTGTTTGTTTATGACATTGCCAGTTCGGAGGAAACCTCCATCGCGAAAGACATCACGAATATTTCGGGTTTTACCTGGTCGCCAACCGAAGATTTTATTATTTATTCGGATAATATCTCTGCAGAAAAACCGGGCGATTTAAAGCGAGTTTTTGGATCAGATGATCGATTGCCCTATTACAGGAATCGTTCATTCTTGCATAAAATTGACATAAAAACAGGAAATGTCACCCAATTAACTGCAGGGAATTTTTCTGCTTATTTACACGATATCAAAGCTGATGGTTCAAAAATTCTGTTCTCGACCTCCCGAATGGATTATAATGAAGTTCCTTTCTCAAAGCAAACTCTTTATGAAATGGATATGAAAACCATGAATTTAACTACGATTTGGGAAAACAAACTTTATGGTGGGAACTGCACTTATTCTCCTGATGGATCAAAATTATTGGTACTGGGAGCTCCGGAATGTTTTGGAAATATTGGGGTAAATGTGAGTGAAGGAAGAATCCCAAACAGTTACGATGGGCAATTATACCTTTATGATTTGCAAACAAAGAGCGTAGAACCGATTACGAAAAATTTTGATCCGGCAATCAATTCGGCTTATTGGAACAATGCCAATGAAATATATTTAGATGTAGCCGAAAAAGACTATCAAAATTTGTATAAATACGATCTGAAAACAAAAACATTTACGCAGATTCCGTTATCGGTTGAGGTATTGGGCAATATTGATATTGCTTACAGTAAACCAGTGGCAGTATATACAGGAACCAGTATTTCAACTCCCAATAAACTTTACGCATTAGATTTAAAGAAGGGTAAGAGCACTTTGTTGTCTGATCCTTCAAAAGAACGCTTTGCAGAGGTGAAATATGGCAAAACCGAAGATTGGAATTTTGTAAATAAAAGCGGAACAACCATTTATGGCCGGGTTTATTATCCGCCAAACTACGACCAAAATAAAAAATACCCTGTGATTGTTAATTATTATGGTGGAACTTCTCCTGTTGAACGTTCATTCGGTGGGCGTTATCCTTTGAATAACTGGGCAGCTAACGGTTATATTGTTTATCTGTTGCAACCCAGTGGAGCTACAGGTTTCGGACAGGATTTTTCAGCCTTACATGTAAATGGATGGGGTTTTGATGCCATCGATGATATTATTGACGGAACGAAAGCATTCCTGAAATCACATCCATCAGCTGATGCTTCCAATGTAGGTTGTATTGGAGCTTCTTATGGTGGTTATACAACCATGTTGCTACAAACCAGAACCGATATTTTTAAAACTGCCATTTCGCATGCCGGAATCAGTTCTATTACCAGTTACTGGGGCGAAGGTTATTGGGGATATTCATACAGTGCAGGGGCCACAAAAAACAGTTATCCCTGGAACCGTAAGGATATTTATGTGGGAAACAGTCCGCTATATAATGCGGATAAATTCCGGAATTCGATACTCTTACTGCATGGAAACAGTGATACCAATGTGCCAGTTGGCGAAAGTTTGCAATTTTATGCAGCCTTAAATGTGTTGGGAAAGGATGTTGAAATGGTTTTAGTTGATGGTCAGGACCACCATATTTTGGATTACAAAAAACGCATCAAATGGCATTATACCATCATTTCGTGGTTTGATAAAAAGTTGAAGAATCAACCGGAACAATGGAACAATTTATATCCGGAGAAGAATTTGTAA
- the mscL gene encoding large-conductance mechanosensitive channel protein MscL, producing MDEFKKFISKGNVIEIAVGLIMATYFGAIVKSLVNDILMPPIGILLGGIDFSAFKIVIQPGVAESVKGAGDSIAEVAIYYGVFINTIITFLIVSFAIFLLVKVYNKMKEKMEKKAAEAPTIPPAPTKEEVLLTEIRDLLKK from the coding sequence ATGGACGAATTCAAAAAATTTATCAGTAAAGGCAACGTGATCGAGATAGCCGTTGGTTTGATCATGGCTACCTATTTCGGCGCAATTGTTAAGTCGTTGGTTAACGATATCCTGATGCCCCCTATTGGGATATTGTTAGGAGGAATTGATTTTTCAGCCTTTAAAATTGTTATTCAACCGGGGGTGGCCGAATCGGTTAAAGGTGCCGGTGACAGCATTGCAGAGGTAGCAATTTATTATGGCGTTTTCATTAATACAATAATCACTTTTCTGATTGTTTCATTTGCCATTTTCTTACTTGTTAAGGTTTATAACAAGATGAAAGAGAAAATGGAGAAGAAAGCAGCAGAAGCACCGACAATACCTCCGGCACCTACCAAAGAAGAAGTACTACTGACCGAAATCCGTGATTTATTAAAGAAATAA
- a CDS encoding inorganic phosphate transporter, which translates to MSPLFSHLLIPFIIAMFLAITMGGSGTGPSFSAAYGANIIRKSLIPGLFGIMVFLGAIIAGKETANTMGKDLLAPEMMTMTIVSIILFSVAISLLIANLAGVPQSTSQSTVLAVVAPAIYFNSLNNAKLLFEIIPAWFILPIISFFISLFLGRYIYRPMRRRGLTMSRAQNENMKPIWDALILIMSLYVAFAIGANNVANAAGPIASMTANELNISIDKNFTLIMIISTLIVAPSFGIGSSVFGNKILQNTGKEIVLFGKFEAVIIAFVSASLLLLASIVNGIPSSLVQVNVAAILGIGVAKLGTKNIFRKTQVKRFFLMWIISPTIAFSLSLLLTFLADKFGYL; encoded by the coding sequence ATTTCTCCACTTTTCAGCCATCTTTTAATTCCCTTCATTATTGCTATGTTTTTGGCTATTACCATGGGTGGAAGTGGAACTGGACCTTCCTTTTCAGCTGCTTATGGGGCAAACATTATCCGTAAAAGTTTAATCCCCGGTCTATTTGGGATCATGGTTTTTTTAGGAGCCATTATTGCAGGTAAGGAAACCGCAAACACAATGGGAAAAGATCTTTTGGCACCCGAGATGATGACCATGACAATTGTTTCAATAATATTGTTTTCTGTTGCCATCTCTCTTTTAATTGCAAATTTAGCCGGAGTACCTCAATCTACGAGTCAGTCTACAGTGTTAGCTGTCGTAGCCCCGGCAATTTACTTTAACAGTTTAAATAATGCGAAATTATTATTTGAAATAATCCCTGCATGGTTCATCCTGCCCATTATTTCATTTTTTATCAGTTTATTTTTAGGCAGATACATTTATCGCCCCATGCGCAGAAGGGGTTTAACCATGTCGAGGGCGCAAAATGAGAACATGAAACCCATTTGGGATGCCTTGATTTTAATCATGTCCTTGTATGTTGCATTCGCAATTGGAGCAAACAATGTTGCCAATGCTGCCGGCCCGATCGCATCCATGACAGCAAATGAACTTAACATCTCGATCGATAAAAATTTTACATTGATCATGATTATTTCCACTCTGATCGTTGCCCCAAGTTTTGGGATCGGAAGCTCTGTTTTCGGTAACAAAATTTTACAAAATACCGGAAAAGAAATTGTGCTTTTTGGTAAATTTGAAGCGGTTATCATTGCCTTTGTTTCAGCCAGTTTATTACTACTTGCCTCAATTGTAAATGGCATTCCTTCATCTTTAGTTCAGGTAAATGTTGCAGCAATATTAGGCATTGGGGTGGCTAAGTTAGGCACAAAGAATATTTTTAGAAAAACACAGGTAAAAAGGTTCTTTCTGATGTGGATTATCTCACCTACGATAGCATTTTCTCTCTCCTTATTATTAACCTTTCTTGCTGATAAATTTGGGTACCTTTAA
- a CDS encoding sister chromatid cohesion protein PDS5, whose product MTDTNTSMYRSEVIEKAINIEWIINSIISQHYFNRVDMKFLLDFLYDEYCSFALKRRVLLKIVNDFDPKMESHLNRLMNIRNYFAHCNQEIFDAGETLTQESKGKILDPKKPEREIDFEKLHKEFISIETLVSKYLFEIYQRKGGQFDK is encoded by the coding sequence ATGACAGATACCAATACTTCAATGTACAGATCTGAAGTAATAGAGAAAGCGATCAATATTGAATGGATAATAAATTCAATAATTTCACAACATTACTTTAATCGTGTAGACATGAAATTCTTACTTGATTTTTTGTATGACGAATATTGTAGTTTCGCTTTAAAAAGAAGAGTTTTATTAAAAATTGTCAATGACTTTGATCCGAAAATGGAAAGTCATCTGAATAGATTAATGAATATTAGAAATTACTTTGCTCATTGTAATCAGGAGATATTTGATGCTGGAGAAACTTTGACACAAGAATCTAAAGGTAAAATTCTCGATCCAAAGAAACCTGAAAGAGAAATTGACTTTGAAAAACTTCACAAGGAATTCATTTCAATTGAGACATTGGTTTCGAAATATTTATTTGAAATCTACCAAAGAAAAGGAGGTCAATTTGATAAATAA
- a CDS encoding TIGR04133 family radical SAM/SPASM protein, translating to MSLKLSLRKKIALELFKKYRNNAKKTHQLSYIFWECTLRCNLNCLHCGSDCTKDAMVKDMPIKDFIGAIDDIKSIVEPNNTMIVFTGGEPLLRKDLEVCGKQLYDRGFPWGMVSNGLHLTPGRINSLLEAGLRSVTISLDGLEESHNWLRGNPHSFEKAVNAIGLLAKIPDLRFDVVTCVNQKNFHELGKIKELLLSKGLKEWRIFTVFPIGRAKEYEELQLNPVQFKQLFDFMAAERKKGDIKLNYGCEGFLGAYEAEVRDSLFFCRAGINIASVLIDGSISACPNLRANFIQGNIYQDSFKDTWENKYAKFRDRSWTRTGECADCEFFKYCEGNGMHLRNEENGDLLFCHYKRIKEGENLSIK from the coding sequence ATGAGTTTAAAACTCTCACTGCGTAAAAAAATCGCACTGGAACTTTTCAAAAAGTACCGGAACAATGCAAAAAAAACCCATCAACTGAGTTATATTTTTTGGGAATGCACGCTTAGGTGCAACCTCAACTGTTTGCATTGTGGCAGCGATTGCACCAAAGATGCGATGGTTAAAGACATGCCCATTAAAGATTTTATCGGAGCCATTGATGACATTAAAAGCATCGTTGAACCGAACAATACCATGATCGTTTTTACCGGAGGTGAACCACTTTTGCGAAAAGACCTGGAAGTTTGCGGGAAACAATTATACGACCGGGGTTTTCCCTGGGGGATGGTTTCAAACGGGCTTCATCTTACACCGGGCCGGATCAACTCTTTACTGGAAGCAGGGCTAAGGTCGGTTACCATCAGTCTGGATGGCCTGGAAGAATCGCATAATTGGCTGAGGGGCAATCCACATAGTTTTGAAAAAGCAGTCAATGCAATCGGGCTCCTGGCAAAAATCCCCGACCTGAGATTCGATGTGGTGACCTGTGTAAATCAAAAAAACTTTCATGAACTGGGAAAAATAAAAGAACTGCTCCTTTCAAAAGGGTTAAAAGAGTGGCGCATATTTACCGTTTTTCCTATCGGAAGAGCTAAAGAATATGAAGAATTGCAATTAAATCCGGTTCAGTTTAAGCAACTTTTCGATTTCATGGCAGCCGAACGTAAAAAGGGAGACATTAAGCTTAATTATGGCTGTGAAGGATTTTTAGGTGCTTATGAGGCCGAAGTCAGGGATAGTCTGTTCTTTTGCAGGGCCGGTATCAATATTGCTTCCGTACTTATCGATGGTTCCATTTCAGCCTGCCCGAATTTAAGGGCCAATTTTATTCAGGGGAATATCTATCAAGATAGCTTTAAAGATACCTGGGAAAACAAATACGCCAAATTCAGGGATCGAAGCTGGACAAGGACCGGTGAATGCGCCGATTGTGAATTTTTTAAATACTGTGAAGGAAACGGCATGCACCTTCGCAATGAAGAAAATGGGGATTTACTGTTTTGTCATTACAAGCGGATTAAAGAGGGAGAAAACCTCAGTATAAAATAG